The Bacteroides acidifaciens genome includes a region encoding these proteins:
- a CDS encoding ORF6N domain-containing protein, protein MDLQIIQNKIFEVRGYRVMLDYHLAELYQVETRALKQAVKRNIERFPGDFMFVLSKEEANLLLSIGVSQNVIPPDYNFGAALPMAFTEQGVAMLSSVLRSKVAIEVNISIMRAFVLMRQMVIGYEELLRRIEELEVSTDAQFNELYQALTQLLSQSKQQKERRPVGFVTYNRDKNE, encoded by the coding sequence ATGGACTTACAGATTATCCAAAACAAAATTTTTGAAGTAAGAGGTTACCGGGTAATGCTCGATTACCATTTGGCAGAACTCTACCAAGTGGAAACACGAGCCTTAAAGCAGGCGGTCAAGCGCAATATCGAGCGTTTTCCGGGCGATTTTATGTTTGTACTTTCCAAAGAAGAAGCCAACTTGCTGTTATCCATAGGGGTATCACAAAATGTGATACCTCCTGACTACAACTTTGGCGCAGCCTTGCCTATGGCTTTCACAGAACAAGGCGTAGCCATGCTTTCTTCGGTTCTCCGTTCCAAAGTAGCCATAGAAGTAAACATTTCAATCATGCGGGCTTTCGTCCTCATGCGCCAAATGGTAATCGGTTACGAGGAGCTGTTAAGGCGCATTGAGGAACTGGAGGTAAGCACCGATGCACAGTTCAACGAACTGTACCAAGCCCTTACCCAGCTTCTAAGCCAGTCGAAGCAGCAGAAAGAACGCCGTCCGGTAGGTTTCGTTACCTATAACCGTGACAAAAACGAATAG
- a CDS encoding site-specific integrase: MKSTFNICFYAKKDKQKANGAYPLFARITVDGVASRFNTKLDVLPSIWDGKMGKATGRTSEASRINRMLDDINASLNTIYHEMQRRDNYVTAEKVKNEFLGHSESHETILTLFQKHNDDVKQLVGISKTIATYRKYEVTRRHLAEFIQSKYNVSDISIKEITPMFITDFELYLRTACKCGYNTTAKFMQFFKRIIIIARNNGILVNDPFASYKIRLEKVDRGYLTEDEIKIILKKKMVSERLEHVRDLFIFACFTGLAYIDVAGLTQDNIRKSFDGNLWIMTKRQKTNTDVNVPLLDIPKMILKKYKGKLPNGKILPIISNQKLNAYLKEIADVCGIKKNLTFHLARHTFATTTTLSKGVPIETVSKMLGHTNIETTQIYARITNSKIGSDMQGLDKKFVGIEKIYKEVAM, from the coding sequence ATGAAATCGACATTCAACATTTGCTTTTACGCAAAGAAAGACAAGCAGAAAGCCAACGGTGCGTACCCCCTTTTCGCCCGTATCACAGTGGACGGCGTGGCGAGCCGTTTTAACACCAAGCTGGACGTGTTACCCTCTATTTGGGACGGCAAAATGGGCAAGGCTACCGGACGTACTTCGGAAGCCAGCCGCATAAACCGTATGCTGGATGATATAAACGCATCCTTGAACACCATTTACCACGAAATGCAGCGGCGTGACAATTACGTGACCGCCGAGAAAGTGAAGAACGAGTTTTTAGGTCATAGCGAGAGCCACGAAACAATCCTTACCCTGTTCCAAAAGCACAATGACGATGTGAAGCAGTTGGTCGGCATATCCAAGACGATAGCGACCTACCGCAAGTATGAAGTCACCCGCCGCCACCTTGCCGAGTTCATTCAAAGCAAGTACAACGTATCGGACATATCCATTAAGGAGATTACCCCGATGTTCATTACCGATTTTGAGTTATACTTGCGTACTGCTTGCAAGTGTGGTTATAACACCACCGCCAAGTTCATGCAGTTCTTCAAGCGTATCATCATCATTGCCCGCAACAACGGCATACTGGTGAACGACCCTTTCGCCAGTTACAAAATCCGGCTGGAGAAAGTGGACAGGGGGTATCTGACAGAGGACGAGATTAAAATCATCCTCAAAAAGAAAATGGTTTCCGAGCGGCTGGAACACGTCAGGGACTTGTTCATCTTTGCCTGCTTCACCGGGCTTGCCTATATAGATGTAGCCGGGCTTACGCAAGACAACATTCGCAAATCCTTTGACGGCAACCTTTGGATAATGACAAAGCGGCAAAAGACGAATACGGATGTTAATGTTCCTCTGCTGGATATTCCCAAGATGATTTTGAAGAAGTACAAGGGTAAGTTACCTAATGGCAAGATACTTCCCATAATCAGTAATCAGAAACTAAATGCGTACCTGAAAGAGATTGCCGATGTGTGCGGTATTAAAAAGAACTTGACATTTCACCTTGCCCGGCACACGTTCGCAACGACTACCACGCTGTCAAAGGGCGTACCTATTGAAACGGTGTCTAAAATGTTGGGACACACGAACATTGAAACGACCCAAATCTATGCCCGCATCACTAACAGCAAGATAGGTAGTGATATGCAGGGGCTTGACAAGAAGTTTGTCGGCATCGAGAAGATTTACAAGGAAGTCGCTATGTAA
- a CDS encoding Imm5 family immunity protein, producing MIQQVEKLKEIINQNSMGHLPLPYRVDLMKQISDICIVQKVLCECCKKVCSCFTKEYDNENPLYRVLSEIDSYLYKNKGTAESISVSVERLCNYAEQSIESCEDMAGWAIIALGYAIRNDAATILEIEDYNGEDDNAFDFESWNADFICSIAYSGSNPFMEIGNAEKRKEYWLWYLDMVLGMCEKSNTPYTMIKPTSKKSQNQISIPKRTQSWQIENVSNQIQQLVHALIEATDKQTKDWNKIVLSYTFISASYMNITCCREEEVQKITLCQSIENLIHNSLFHIHKDMYLQAPKEGAWMQCCITIEKGNSYDISFNYDDITSISDIFNNPDWLIGAFEDYPRSKEYTPQWLRKIIERRKLYLT from the coding sequence ATGATACAGCAAGTAGAAAAACTGAAAGAAATAATCAATCAAAACAGTATGGGGCATTTGCCTTTGCCCTATCGTGTTGATTTGATGAAACAAATAAGCGATATATGTATAGTACAAAAAGTATTATGCGAGTGTTGCAAGAAAGTCTGTTCTTGCTTTACAAAGGAATATGACAATGAAAACCCATTATACAGAGTCTTGTCCGAAATAGATAGTTATCTTTACAAGAATAAGGGCACTGCCGAAAGCATATCGGTTTCGGTGGAACGGTTATGCAATTATGCGGAACAATCCATTGAGAGTTGCGAAGATATGGCAGGGTGGGCAATCATCGCTTTAGGATATGCTATTCGGAATGATGCAGCTACCATATTGGAGATAGAGGATTATAACGGTGAAGATGATAATGCTTTCGACTTTGAAAGCTGGAATGCGGATTTTATATGCTCAATAGCCTATTCGGGCAGCAATCCTTTCATGGAAATAGGTAATGCGGAGAAACGCAAGGAATATTGGTTGTGGTATCTTGATATGGTTCTTGGTATGTGTGAAAAATCGAATACACCATATACAATGATAAAACCAACATCTAAAAAGTCGCAAAATCAGATTTCTATTCCCAAACGCACACAAAGTTGGCAGATTGAAAATGTGTCAAATCAAATACAACAACTGGTACATGCACTGATAGAAGCAACGGATAAGCAAACGAAAGACTGGAATAAAATTGTATTAAGCTATACATTCATTTCTGCTTCTTATATGAACATTACTTGTTGTCGGGAAGAAGAAGTTCAGAAAATAACACTCTGCCAAAGTATAGAAAATCTTATTCATAACAGTCTGTTTCATATCCACAAAGATATGTATCTACAAGCCCCCAAAGAAGGAGCATGGATGCAATGCTGTATAACAATAGAAAAAGGCAATTCTTATGATATATCCTTTAATTACGATGATATAACATCCATTTCCGACATATTCAATAATCCCGATTGGCTTATTGGAGCATTTGAGGATTATCCACGAAGTAAAGAATACACCCCTCAATGGCTAAGAAAAATAATTGAAAGAAGAAAGCTGTATCTGACTTAG
- a CDS encoding TetR/AcrR family transcriptional regulator, whose protein sequence is MIITNREEVIDKAFGVFVRMNYEKASIITLAKACGVTKTGIVYYFPHKLDLFMAVADKYVLKMHEPGNKFAAPADTLEKFIGQYVAGVAASMKRIVELIDENSSPHDCSPNFYYFHFLSQVRMYYPGIRQKIEKIYRQDYDLWEKVIQKAKNSGEIRNDTDVKKTATMFRQMFLGLSYEQAFLNGLNVDELAENFRYIYSLLKA, encoded by the coding sequence ATGATAATAACTAACCGTGAAGAAGTAATAGATAAAGCATTTGGGGTATTTGTCAGGATGAACTACGAGAAAGCAAGCATCATCACGCTTGCCAAAGCCTGCGGAGTGACAAAAACGGGCATCGTTTATTATTTTCCGCACAAGCTGGATTTATTCATGGCTGTGGCAGACAAATACGTGCTAAAAATGCACGAACCGGGAAACAAGTTTGCCGCTCCTGCCGATACGTTGGAGAAGTTCATCGGGCAATACGTGGCGGGGGTAGCCGCTTCCATGAAAAGGATTGTTGAACTGATTGACGAGAATAGCAGCCCGCATGATTGTAGCCCTAACTTCTACTACTTTCATTTCCTGTCACAAGTGCGTATGTACTATCCGGGCATCAGGCAGAAAATTGAGAAAATCTACCGACAAGACTATGACCTATGGGAGAAAGTCATACAAAAAGCAAAAAACAGCGGGGAAATCAGAAACGACACGGACGTGAAGAAAACGGCTACCATGTTCCGGCAAATGTTTTTAGGACTGTCATACGAACAAGCATTTCTGAACGGTCTGAACGTGGATGAACTGGCAGAAAACTTTCGCTATATCTATTCGCTGCTTAAAGCCTGA
- a CDS encoding antirestriction protein ArdA has protein sequence MEAKVLSEAKVYVGTYGKYNNGSLSGAWLDLSDYSDKEEFYEACRELHKDEEDAEYMFQDWENVPEGLIGESWISENFFALRDAVEDLSDTEQEAFFVWCNYKSHDLSEEDADDLVRDFRDEYQGQYDDEEDFAYEIIEECYNLPEFAKTYFDYEKFARDLFMCDYWFDDGFVFRAA, from the coding sequence ATGGAAGCAAAGGTATTATCGGAAGCAAAAGTTTATGTAGGCACTTACGGCAAGTATAACAACGGTTCATTGTCCGGCGCATGGCTCGACCTTTCGGACTATTCGGACAAGGAAGAATTTTACGAAGCCTGCCGGGAACTTCACAAGGACGAGGAAGATGCTGAATATATGTTTCAGGACTGGGAAAACGTGCCGGAGGGCTTAATCGGCGAAAGCTGGATTTCTGAAAACTTCTTTGCCCTGCGTGATGCGGTAGAGGATTTGAGCGACACCGAGCAGGAAGCCTTTTTCGTGTGGTGCAACTATAAAAGCCATGATTTGAGCGAGGAAGATGCGGACGACCTTGTACGTGATTTCCGGGACGAGTATCAGGGACAATATGACGATGAAGAAGATTTCGCCTATGAAATCATAGAGGAATGCTACAACCTGCCGGAGTTCGCAAAGACCTATTTCGATTATGAAAAGTTTGCCCGTGACCTGTTCATGTGCGATTACTGGTTTGATGACGGCTTTGTGTTCCGTGCGGCATAA
- a CDS encoding tyrosine-type recombinase/integrase — protein sequence MDKVQKQRGSIVLHKETRDGADYIRIEYANSQAVAQLLAQDTGMEMAGNGSAYIASAAFSLPDFYDRYSPHAYIDYSRVYVRHPKPKREYTLPKGYLELLEQKRYSPSTVKTYRAYFSDFVEYHKGRNIDRLKVPDINKYILYLVNEKKISVSQQNMRINAIKFYYEQVKGGKRQYYGGITRAKEYKSLPEVLSKNEIKRILAQISNIKHHCMISLVYSAGLRRSELLNLTPQDINSETMSVRIMGKGKKCRYSLLSPKLLEELRHYFREYRPQKWLFEGETPGEQYSASALVKVLKEAAHRAGIKHRVHVHMLRHSFATHLLEQGTDLHTIQELLGHNDIKTTTIYLHVSSAHKAKIPNPLDTLDNS from the coding sequence ATGGATAAGGTTCAGAAACAAAGAGGAAGCATCGTGCTACACAAAGAAACAAGGGACGGTGCAGACTACATACGGATAGAATACGCAAACAGTCAGGCTGTCGCCCAACTGCTCGCCCAAGACACAGGCATGGAAATGGCTGGCAACGGCTCTGCATATATAGCGTCAGCCGCTTTCAGCCTGCCGGATTTCTACGACCGCTATTCACCACACGCCTATATTGATTACAGCCGGGTTTACGTGCGGCATCCCAAACCTAAAAGGGAATACACACTGCCAAAAGGCTACCTCGAACTGCTGGAACAAAAGCGTTACAGCCCCTCGACAGTCAAAACATACCGTGCCTATTTCAGCGATTTCGTGGAATATCACAAGGGACGGAACATCGACCGCCTGAAAGTGCCGGACATCAACAAGTACATACTCTATCTTGTGAACGAGAAGAAAATCTCGGTGTCGCAACAGAATATGCGCATCAATGCTATCAAGTTCTATTACGAGCAGGTGAAAGGCGGCAAACGGCAATACTACGGCGGTATCACCCGTGCCAAAGAGTACAAGAGCCTGCCCGAAGTGTTGAGCAAGAATGAAATTAAGCGCATCCTTGCACAAATTTCCAACATCAAGCATCACTGCATGATTTCGTTGGTTTACTCTGCCGGACTTAGAAGAAGCGAATTGCTTAACCTGACCCCGCAGGACATCAACAGCGAAACAATGTCGGTTCGCATCATGGGCAAGGGGAAGAAATGCCGTTATTCGCTCCTTTCGCCCAAGTTGCTGGAAGAACTACGGCACTACTTCCGGGAATATCGTCCACAAAAATGGCTGTTTGAGGGCGAAACACCCGGAGAGCAATATTCGGCAAGTGCATTGGTGAAAGTGCTGAAAGAAGCCGCACATCGTGCAGGCATCAAACATCGTGTACACGTACACATGCTGCGCCACTCCTTTGCCACACACTTGCTGGAACAGGGAACAGACCTGCACACGATACAGGAATTGTTGGGACACAACGACATCAAGACCACAACCATTTATCTTCATGTGTCAAGTGCCCATAAAGCAAAAATCCCTAATCCTCTTGATACACTGGATAATTCGTGA